In the Jatrophihabitans endophyticus genome, one interval contains:
- a CDS encoding CbiQ family ECF transporter T component: MPTASALATARTPRQLHPVAWWSWAIGMAVAANRTSNPLLLVLVLAVLGLVIACRRSDAPWARAFQYYLVLALVVIVTRVVFRAVFASGIQPDDHILFSLPHLDTPDWYAGIRLGGAVSLEATLSAAFDGLRLGTLLCCVGAANVLANPKRALRVLPGALYELGVAVVVALSVAPQLVESAQRVNRARRLRGGHGRGLRPLRSIVVPVLEDAFERSLRLAAGMDSRGYGRVGDVSRARRRITGLLLSLGMCGLCVGVYGLVDPTVPRLLGLPAVATGVLLCAAGLHAGGRRVQRTAYRPDRWRTPESLVAGGGVVCATVMFLTVGYDPTQLNPGLYPLAFPSLPLLPVAAILAAGAAALTAPPPVRRSPAPRPGSGAARDPRAARPSRAGDELAGV, translated from the coding sequence GTGCCGACGGCGAGCGCCCTCGCGACCGCGCGCACGCCGCGGCAGCTGCACCCGGTGGCCTGGTGGAGCTGGGCGATCGGAATGGCGGTGGCGGCGAATCGGACGAGCAACCCGCTGCTGCTCGTGCTCGTGCTGGCCGTGCTCGGCCTCGTGATCGCGTGTCGTCGTAGCGACGCGCCGTGGGCGCGGGCCTTCCAGTACTACCTGGTCCTCGCGCTGGTCGTGATCGTGACGCGGGTGGTCTTCCGCGCGGTGTTCGCATCCGGGATCCAGCCCGACGACCACATCCTGTTCTCGCTCCCGCACCTCGACACCCCCGACTGGTACGCCGGCATCCGGCTGGGCGGTGCCGTCTCGCTGGAGGCCACGCTGTCGGCCGCCTTCGACGGTCTGCGGCTGGGGACGCTGTTGTGCTGCGTGGGAGCGGCGAACGTGCTGGCCAACCCCAAACGGGCGTTGCGGGTGTTGCCGGGCGCGCTGTACGAGCTCGGGGTCGCGGTGGTGGTCGCGCTGAGCGTCGCCCCGCAGCTGGTCGAGAGCGCGCAGCGCGTCAACCGTGCGCGCCGGCTGCGCGGCGGCCACGGCAGGGGGTTGCGGCCGCTGCGTTCGATCGTCGTCCCGGTGCTGGAGGACGCGTTCGAGCGCTCGCTGCGCCTCGCCGCCGGCATGGACTCGCGCGGGTACGGCCGCGTCGGTGACGTGAGCCGGGCCCGTCGGCGGATCACCGGACTGCTGCTGTCGCTGGGGATGTGCGGCTTGTGCGTCGGCGTGTACGGGCTGGTCGACCCGACCGTGCCGCGGCTGCTCGGGCTGCCCGCCGTGGCGACGGGCGTGCTGCTGTGCGCGGCCGGCCTGCACGCGGGCGGCCGACGGGTGCAGCGCACCGCCTACCGCCCGGATCGTTGGCGCACGCCCGAGTCACTCGTCGCCGGCGGCGGCGTCGTGTGCGCGACGGTGATGTTCCTGACCGTCGGCTACGACCCGACCCAGCTCAACCCCGGCCTGTACCCGCTCGCCTTCCCCTCGCTGCCGCTGCTGCCGGTGGCCGCGATCCTGGCTGCCGGGGCGGCCGCCCTGACCGCGCCGCCGCCGGTGCGCCGGAGTCCGGCGCCACGTCCGGGCAGCGGCGCGGCCCGCGATCCGCGCGCGGCCCGACCGAGCCGAGCCGGCGACGAGTTGGCGGGGGTGTAG
- a CDS encoding STAS domain-containing protein encodes MDITARRADSVATLTVHGTMDAREAYRVYETAAAEAEAGATLVAIDLSGVDFIDSVGLGMLVRTQEELTRDYKSELTLLNTSPTVLRLLELTGLQDHFRLA; translated from the coding sequence ATGGACATCACCGCCCGCCGCGCCGACTCCGTCGCAACCCTGACCGTGCACGGCACGATGGATGCCCGCGAGGCCTACCGCGTGTACGAGACGGCGGCCGCCGAGGCCGAGGCGGGCGCGACCCTCGTCGCGATCGACCTCAGCGGCGTCGACTTCATCGACTCCGTCGGGCTGGGCATGCTCGTCCGCACGCAGGAGGAGCTGACCCGCGACTACAAGTCGGAGCTGACGCTGCTCAACACCTCCCCCACCGTCCTCCGGCTGCTTGAGCTGACGGGCCTGCAGGATCACTTCCGCCTGGCCTGA
- a CDS encoding prenyltransferase/squalene oxidase repeat-containing protein: MTPCPTRRSRAVAAGVILLLAGALITAAPAGAKPAKTTKPAEPRKTTTSVSASRAVAGAPLALTARVRPRPTGGTMRFTIAGRTPKTCAKVAVRAGSARCAATAPAAGRRTVTVRYSGVRASAKSKHRAYRASSIRRTVTVAARPGTTPKPAAGTIVGSTGSCTTSKGALVAVSFATWSGPIVRGCDTTPTTGIDLLDTAGFTTAGTQHDGPQFLCRIGHALFDSGTQYPKPATESCVRTPPASAYWSYWLAPKGSNTWSYAQFGAYSQRTIDGDVQAWTYGATDVEGTTGKPAFTPNQVRAGSSATARSAPAAQRRAAPAPRADVGKATDYLLTAPNSAGDGPQLKDGHYYDQYDLGFADYGLTVDAVYALAASGSDDAALRRIMAFLDSAGTDGSDRSINDYTGVGTEYAGGGSVGKVALAALMTGYDPHAFAGHDLVATLAELVCTKAIDSVCAAPGNYRYSPSTFAQALPIIAQLRAGDAKGAKRPIAYLESLQHASGAFPSVLPGADSETDSTGIAAMALALVPGAEARTRLAKALSWLASQQTADGGFPGAAGDSTNSAAIAIQALRLDAQTYATRIERAEAFLAAAQNADGGFDVDADADGSDMRATTQVLGGVVGTPFGSVLDDLDAKDVGTSGATYLVDQLTGGDHYETVYDGTAYPDQGLTADGVFALLATGGHAASVSAMTSYLEKQVDAYADPTGANFGPYSGSLAKLALVAEATGGDPHSFGGADLLAVLAANVCTEAQGAGQPCVAVGDFRNNYATVSQALGVLALQASPDDGDHLAATDPAVVRLHQLQCDDGGFASTLRSAGDGCTSDVDTTGYAVQALAAVAGTDTWIGAAQHYLQDRQRTTGLFPGAAGDNANSTALAADALQSLVTALTSPTADPPQPQTITPIAPWQSSLRGLRSLATPAGGFALTGGAAPDLRASTQAVAAAAQRSLLELSGATILSLPRAAAADPPAVPGGGSSSGGTPSGPGTTSSAAGHGSGSPGTETSGAVPNGDSASPVADGAAGTADTGVPTLTLLLWAAALLTLGAALSVAARRGARPGRGGTHR; this comes from the coding sequence ATGACTCCCTGCCCCACCCGCCGGAGCCGCGCCGTCGCGGCCGGGGTCATCCTCCTGCTCGCCGGTGCTCTGATCACCGCGGCGCCCGCCGGTGCCAAGCCCGCCAAGACCACCAAGCCCGCCGAGCCGAGGAAGACCACGACATCCGTGAGCGCGTCACGCGCCGTCGCGGGCGCGCCGCTCGCGCTGACCGCGAGGGTCAGGCCGCGTCCGACGGGCGGCACGATGCGCTTCACCATCGCCGGCAGGACGCCGAAGACGTGCGCGAAGGTCGCGGTGCGCGCCGGGTCGGCGCGGTGCGCCGCCACCGCCCCGGCCGCGGGCCGGCGCACCGTCACCGTCCGGTACTCCGGGGTGCGAGCGAGCGCGAAGTCGAAGCATCGGGCCTACCGTGCGTCGAGTATTCGGCGCACCGTCACGGTGGCGGCGAGACCCGGCACGACCCCGAAACCGGCGGCCGGCACCATCGTCGGCAGCACCGGCTCGTGCACCACCAGCAAGGGCGCGCTGGTGGCGGTCAGCTTCGCGACGTGGTCCGGGCCGATCGTCCGTGGCTGCGACACGACCCCGACCACCGGCATCGACCTGCTCGACACGGCCGGCTTCACCACCGCCGGCACGCAACACGACGGCCCGCAGTTCCTGTGCCGTATCGGCCATGCGCTGTTCGACAGCGGCACGCAGTACCCGAAGCCGGCCACCGAGTCGTGTGTGAGGACGCCGCCGGCGAGCGCGTACTGGTCCTACTGGCTGGCGCCGAAGGGATCGAACACCTGGTCTTATGCGCAGTTCGGCGCATATTCGCAGCGGACGATCGACGGCGACGTCCAGGCGTGGACCTACGGCGCCACCGACGTCGAGGGCACCACCGGCAAGCCCGCCTTCACGCCGAACCAGGTGCGGGCGGGATCGAGCGCGACGGCGAGATCCGCGCCGGCTGCGCAGCGAAGGGCTGCGCCCGCGCCGCGCGCCGACGTCGGGAAGGCGACCGACTACCTGCTCACCGCCCCCAACAGTGCCGGCGACGGACCGCAGCTCAAGGACGGCCACTACTACGACCAGTACGACCTCGGTTTCGCCGACTACGGGTTGACCGTCGACGCGGTGTACGCGCTCGCCGCGTCCGGCTCGGACGACGCCGCGTTGCGTCGCATCATGGCGTTCCTGGACAGCGCCGGAACCGACGGCAGCGACCGGTCGATCAACGACTACACCGGCGTCGGCACGGAGTACGCCGGCGGCGGCTCGGTCGGCAAGGTCGCGCTGGCCGCACTGATGACCGGCTACGACCCGCACGCGTTCGCCGGCCACGATCTCGTCGCGACCCTGGCCGAGCTGGTCTGCACGAAGGCGATCGATAGCGTCTGCGCCGCGCCCGGCAACTACCGTTACTCGCCGTCGACCTTCGCGCAGGCGCTGCCGATCATCGCGCAGCTACGCGCCGGCGACGCCAAGGGTGCGAAGCGTCCGATCGCCTACCTGGAGAGCCTGCAGCACGCGTCGGGGGCGTTCCCCAGCGTGCTGCCCGGCGCCGACTCCGAGACCGACAGCACCGGCATCGCCGCGATGGCGCTCGCCCTCGTGCCGGGCGCCGAGGCGCGCACCCGGCTGGCGAAGGCGCTGTCGTGGCTCGCTTCGCAGCAGACCGCCGACGGCGGCTTCCCCGGCGCGGCCGGCGACTCGACCAACTCCGCCGCCATCGCGATCCAGGCGCTGCGGCTCGACGCGCAGACCTACGCGACCCGGATCGAGCGAGCCGAGGCGTTCCTCGCCGCGGCGCAGAACGCCGACGGCGGCTTCGACGTCGACGCCGACGCCGACGGCTCGGACATGCGAGCCACGACGCAGGTGCTCGGCGGTGTCGTCGGCACCCCGTTCGGCTCCGTGCTCGACGACCTCGACGCCAAGGACGTCGGTACGTCCGGGGCCACCTACCTCGTCGACCAGCTGACCGGCGGCGACCACTACGAGACGGTCTACGACGGGACGGCCTACCCCGACCAGGGGCTCACCGCCGACGGCGTGTTCGCGCTGCTGGCCACCGGCGGGCACGCCGCGTCGGTCTCGGCCATGACGTCCTACCTCGAGAAGCAGGTCGACGCGTACGCCGACCCGACCGGGGCGAACTTCGGGCCCTACAGCGGGTCACTGGCCAAGCTCGCGCTGGTCGCCGAGGCCACCGGCGGCGATCCGCACTCCTTCGGCGGGGCCGATCTGCTCGCAGTGCTCGCCGCGAACGTGTGCACCGAGGCCCAGGGTGCGGGGCAGCCGTGCGTCGCGGTCGGCGACTTCCGCAACAACTACGCCACGGTCTCGCAGGCGCTCGGAGTCCTCGCCCTGCAGGCATCGCCGGACGACGGTGACCATCTCGCCGCCACCGACCCCGCCGTCGTGCGGCTGCACCAGCTGCAGTGCGACGACGGCGGCTTCGCCAGCACGCTGCGCAGTGCCGGGGACGGCTGCACCTCCGACGTCGACACCACCGGGTACGCGGTGCAGGCGCTCGCCGCCGTGGCGGGTACCGACACGTGGATCGGCGCGGCGCAGCACTACCTGCAGGACCGGCAGCGCACGACCGGTCTGTTCCCGGGGGCAGCGGGGGACAACGCCAACTCCACCGCGCTGGCCGCCGACGCCCTGCAGTCGCTCGTCACGGCCCTGACCAGCCCCACCGCGGACCCGCCGCAGCCGCAGACGATCACGCCGATCGCGCCGTGGCAGTCGTCGCTGCGCGGCCTGCGTTCGCTCGCGACCCCGGCCGGCGGCTTCGCCCTCACCGGCGGCGCGGCGCCGGACCTGCGCGCCTCCACGCAGGCGGTCGCCGCGGCGGCCCAGCGCAGCCTGCTGGAGCTGTCCGGCGCGACGATCCTGTCGCTGCCGCGTGCCGCGGCTGCCGACCCGCCCGCCGTCCCCGGCGGCGGCTCGAGCTCCGGCGGAACGCCGTCCGGCCCCGGCACGACCTCCTCGGCGGCCGGCCACGGGAGCGGCAGCCCGGGCACCGAGACCTCCGGGGCCGTGCCGAACGGCGACTCGGCGTCGCCGGTCGCCGACGGTGCGGCGGGCACCGCCGACACCGGCGTCCCGACGCTGACCCTGCTGCTGTGGGCGGCCGCCCTGCTCACGCTCGGCGCGGCCCTGAGCGTCGCCGCCCGCCGCGGCGCGCGCCCCGGGCGTGGCGGGACGCACCGATGA
- a CDS encoding ECF transporter S component — MTATTPARRARAVRIPRRTVISVTLASFVGFVAFLWPFLVDPGRFDDRTMAPLMFGGLLVLVLAVVFSEIADGGIDAKAVAMLGVLSAVNAALRPLGAGTAGIETVFFVLVLAGRVFGPGFGFSLGCTSLFASALLTGGVGPWLPYQMFGCAWVGLFAGLLPRARGRVEIAMLAGYGALSGYFFGFMLNLSFWPFSVDPNSSIAFLPGASFSDQWHRYLLFDLATSLGWDTGRAVTNFVAILVVGPAALATFRRAARRANFEAPVTFADPDYPNRPLSSP, encoded by the coding sequence GTGACCGCGACGACGCCGGCACGCCGCGCGCGGGCGGTGCGCATCCCGCGCCGGACCGTGATCAGCGTGACGCTCGCGAGCTTCGTCGGCTTCGTGGCCTTCCTGTGGCCGTTCCTGGTGGACCCGGGCCGCTTCGACGACCGGACGATGGCGCCGCTCATGTTCGGCGGCCTGCTCGTGCTGGTGCTCGCCGTCGTGTTCAGCGAGATCGCCGACGGCGGCATCGACGCCAAGGCGGTGGCCATGCTCGGCGTGCTGTCGGCCGTCAACGCCGCGCTCCGCCCGCTCGGCGCCGGGACCGCCGGCATCGAGACGGTGTTCTTCGTGCTCGTGCTCGCCGGCCGGGTCTTCGGGCCGGGCTTCGGCTTCAGCCTCGGCTGCACGTCGCTGTTCGCGTCGGCACTGCTCACCGGGGGCGTCGGGCCGTGGCTGCCCTACCAGATGTTCGGCTGCGCGTGGGTCGGGCTGTTCGCGGGCCTGCTGCCGCGGGCGCGCGGCCGGGTCGAGATCGCCATGCTGGCCGGTTACGGCGCGCTCTCGGGGTACTTCTTCGGATTCATGCTCAACCTGTCGTTCTGGCCGTTCTCGGTCGACCCGAACAGCTCGATCGCGTTCCTCCCGGGCGCCTCGTTCAGCGACCAGTGGCACCGCTACCTGCTCTTCGACCTCGCGACCTCGCTGGGCTGGGACACCGGGCGCGCGGTCACCAACTTCGTGGCGATCCTGGTCGTCGGCCCCGCCGCGCTCGCGACCTTCCGTCGTGCCGCGCGCCGGGCGAACTTCGAGGCGCCGGTGACCTTTGCCGACCCCGACTACCCGAACAGGCCGTTGAGCTCGCCGTAG
- a CDS encoding DUF4232 domain-containing protein, with product MIAAVGGPAHRNLRTRTTGLILAPALAISGCAGGSASRGGDTIAGSRSAPASTPTTSSASRSVGSPDRDVPPRCHRGEVLAVGRSALDAALGRRYLAVDVRNCTGRPVRLTRPVVTGVTAAGRSGALRVVPTPVAHRQERAFMLGPGRTASAGLSWRAEPRDERIRELRIAATPADPAHVVPLDLLELRLTSRLDYYPWVSRPSDVFS from the coding sequence ATGATCGCCGCCGTGGGCGGTCCCGCGCATCGAAACCTGCGGACGCGCACGACCGGTCTGATCCTCGCGCCGGCGCTGGCGATATCCGGGTGCGCCGGGGGTTCCGCCTCCCGGGGCGGTGACACCATCGCCGGATCACGCAGCGCACCTGCATCGACGCCCACCACCTCGTCCGCGTCCCGCAGCGTCGGTTCGCCGGACCGAGACGTCCCACCCCGGTGCCACCGCGGCGAGGTGCTGGCGGTCGGTAGGTCGGCTCTCGATGCAGCTCTCGGCCGGCGTTACCTGGCCGTCGACGTGCGCAACTGCACGGGCCGTCCGGTGCGGCTGACTCGACCGGTCGTCACCGGGGTGACCGCCGCCGGCCGCAGCGGCGCGCTCCGGGTCGTGCCGACCCCCGTTGCGCATCGGCAGGAACGAGCGTTCATGCTCGGGCCCGGTCGGACGGCCTCGGCCGGGTTGTCGTGGCGGGCCGAACCGCGCGACGAGCGCATCCGCGAGCTCCGCATTGCCGCGACCCCCGCCGACCCCGCGCACGTCGTGCCCCTCGATCTGCTGGAGCTACGGCTCACCAGTCGCCTCGACTACTACCCGTGGGTGTCGCGACCCAGCGACGTCTTCTCCTGA
- a CDS encoding ABC transporter ATP-binding protein — protein sequence MIEFDHVSVTYSGGTTPVLRDVSLRVDEGELCLVVGRTGSGKSTLLGAINGLVPHFTGGTLAGSVRVDGRSTADHPPRELADVVGVVGQDPLASFVTDTVEEELAYGMEQLAVPPAVMRKRVEETLVLLDLVELRHRALHELSGGQQQRVAIGAVLTAHPRVLVLDEPTSALDPTAAEGVLAAITRLVHDLGVTVVLAEHRLERVVQYADRVVFVHGDGTVTDDLPAAAFESTTVAPPVVELGRLARWRPLPLSVRDARRRAGPLRDALAGRPLPPARTGTAGGSIALTAGNVVVRYADVVAVAGVDLDVPAGQVVALMGHNGSGKSSLLWALQGAGRRHDGTVDVAGRDPRRLAVAEARRLVGLVPQTPADLLYLGSVRAELAQADREAGVDAATAGGSARALLDRLAPGIEDELHPRDLSEGQRLSLVLAVQLRAAPRVVLLDEPTRGLDYLAKQALIGIVDALAAEGRAVIISTHDVEFTAAAADRVVVLAEGEVVADGPTAEVVVASPAFAPQTAKILRPLPYLTVAQVARALPGAAS from the coding sequence ATGATCGAGTTCGACCACGTCAGCGTCACCTACTCCGGCGGCACGACCCCGGTCCTGCGGGACGTCTCCCTGCGGGTGGACGAGGGCGAGCTGTGCCTCGTCGTCGGTCGCACCGGCTCGGGCAAGTCGACGCTGCTCGGGGCGATCAACGGCCTGGTGCCGCACTTCACCGGCGGGACGCTCGCCGGCAGCGTCCGCGTCGACGGACGCTCGACCGCCGACCACCCGCCCCGGGAGCTCGCCGACGTCGTCGGTGTCGTCGGGCAGGACCCGCTCGCGTCCTTCGTCACCGACACCGTCGAGGAGGAGCTGGCGTACGGCATGGAACAGTTGGCCGTGCCGCCCGCCGTGATGCGCAAGCGGGTGGAGGAGACTCTCGTGCTGCTCGACCTGGTCGAGCTGCGGCACCGCGCGCTGCACGAGCTGTCCGGCGGGCAGCAGCAGCGGGTCGCGATCGGTGCGGTGCTCACCGCACACCCGCGGGTGCTCGTGCTCGACGAGCCGACCTCGGCGCTCGACCCCACCGCCGCGGAGGGCGTCCTCGCGGCGATCACCCGGCTCGTCCACGATCTCGGCGTGACGGTCGTGCTCGCCGAGCACCGGCTCGAACGCGTGGTCCAGTACGCGGACCGGGTCGTGTTCGTCCACGGCGACGGCACCGTCACCGACGACCTCCCGGCCGCGGCGTTCGAGTCGACCACCGTCGCCCCGCCCGTCGTCGAGCTCGGCCGGCTCGCGCGCTGGCGGCCGCTGCCGCTGTCGGTGCGCGACGCCCGCCGCCGCGCCGGCCCGCTGCGTGACGCGCTGGCCGGACGGCCGCTGCCGCCGGCACGCACCGGCACCGCCGGTGGCTCGATCGCCCTGACGGCGGGCAACGTGGTCGTCCGCTACGCCGACGTCGTCGCCGTCGCCGGGGTCGACCTCGACGTGCCGGCGGGGCAGGTCGTCGCGCTGATGGGGCACAACGGCTCGGGCAAGTCCTCGCTGCTCTGGGCCCTGCAGGGCGCCGGCCGGCGTCACGACGGCACCGTCGACGTCGCCGGTCGCGACCCGCGCCGGCTCGCCGTGGCCGAGGCGCGCCGGCTCGTCGGCCTGGTGCCCCAGACCCCGGCCGACCTGCTCTACCTCGGCTCGGTGCGGGCCGAGCTCGCCCAGGCCGACCGCGAGGCGGGCGTCGACGCGGCGACCGCGGGCGGCAGCGCCCGCGCGCTGCTCGACCGGCTCGCACCGGGCATCGAGGACGAGCTGCATCCCCGTGACCTGTCCGAGGGGCAGCGGCTCTCGCTCGTCCTCGCCGTGCAGCTGCGGGCGGCGCCGCGCGTCGTGCTGCTCGACGAGCCGACGCGCGGCCTGGACTACTTGGCCAAGCAGGCACTCATCGGCATCGTCGACGCGCTGGCCGCCGAGGGGCGTGCCGTGATCATCTCGACCCACGACGTCGAGTTCACCGCCGCGGCCGCCGACCGCGTCGTCGTCCTCGCCGAGGGGGAGGTCGTCGCGGACGGCCCGACCGCGGAGGTCGTCGTCGCGTCGCCGGCGTTCGCGCCGCAGACGGCGAAGATCCTCCGGCCGCTGCCCTACCTGACGGTCGCCCAGGTGGCGCGGGCGCTGCCGGGAGCGGCGTCGTGA
- a CDS encoding GNAT family N-acetyltransferase — MKVAVVSVRDVLPLVDALTAELASSGYDESEMFGYSVERLEAGGVHLVGASDDGAYVGVGGVEVADDGTAELKRFYVLPSHRGRGVASAVITALLDHAAAAGAHLVRLETGVHQHAAIRFYARHGFEPIAKFGPYVDSASSVCMARSLAT; from the coding sequence GTGAAGGTCGCCGTTGTCTCGGTTCGTGACGTCCTGCCGCTCGTCGACGCGCTGACCGCCGAGCTGGCCTCCAGCGGGTACGACGAGAGCGAGATGTTCGGCTACTCCGTCGAGCGACTCGAAGCGGGCGGCGTCCACCTCGTCGGCGCGTCGGACGACGGTGCCTACGTCGGCGTCGGTGGTGTCGAGGTGGCCGACGACGGCACCGCCGAGCTGAAGCGGTTCTACGTCCTCCCCTCGCACCGCGGACGTGGCGTCGCGTCGGCGGTCATCACCGCGCTGCTCGACCACGCCGCCGCGGCCGGGGCGCACCTCGTCCGTCTCGAGACCGGCGTCCACCAGCACGCCGCGATCCGGTTCTACGCCCGGCACGGTTTCGAGCCGATCGCGAAGTTCGGCCCCTACGTCGACAGCGCGTCGTCGGTCTGCATGGCCCGGTCCCTGGCGACGTGA
- a CDS encoding class I SAM-dependent methyltransferase produces the protein MLPWDHNAYYDRLLLRAVPAGAERVLDVGCGAGRLAGALAARVRHVDALDRDPTMIDAARRRVPDNVDCRLADVTTVPLPAGHYDAIVSMTALHHLPLAATLARLAEALRPGGVLAVVALPRRDLPRELPVELVASTWHHLIGLVLAAGGDRTRPGSPLRHDPDHRRMPTRDAELTTRQVREQARVVLPGVHVCRLLALALPADVATSRPALPITDGSRHYDPQVTTMTDSEGLPCARSFSRPCSDS, from the coding sequence GTGCTGCCGTGGGACCACAACGCCTACTACGACCGGCTGCTGCTGCGCGCCGTGCCCGCGGGCGCCGAGCGCGTCCTGGACGTCGGCTGCGGGGCCGGCCGGCTGGCCGGTGCGCTGGCCGCCCGCGTCCGCCACGTCGATGCCCTCGACCGTGACCCGACGATGATCGACGCCGCCCGCCGCCGCGTGCCCGACAACGTCGACTGCCGGCTGGCCGACGTCACGACGGTTCCGTTGCCCGCCGGGCACTACGACGCGATCGTCTCGATGACCGCACTGCACCACCTGCCGCTCGCCGCGACGCTCGCCCGGCTGGCCGAGGCGCTGCGCCCCGGCGGCGTGCTGGCCGTCGTCGCCCTGCCGCGTCGCGACCTGCCGCGCGAGCTGCCCGTCGAACTGGTCGCTTCGACCTGGCACCACCTGATCGGTCTCGTACTGGCCGCCGGAGGCGACCGCACCCGGCCGGGCTCGCCCCTGCGCCACGATCCCGACCACCGGCGCATGCCGACGCGCGACGCCGAGCTGACCACGCGCCAGGTGCGCGAGCAGGCCCGGGTGGTGCTGCCCGGTGTGCACGTGTGCCGGCTGCTTGCTCTGGCGCTACCTGCTGATGTGGCGACGTCCCGACCCGCCCTTCCCATAACGGACGGTTCTCGGCACTATGACCCGCAGGTCACGACGATGACCGATTCGGAGGGATTGCCATGCGCACGAAGCTTTTCGCGGCCTTGCTCGGACTCCTGA
- a CDS encoding M15 family metallopeptidase, whose amino-acid sequence MRTKLFAALLGLLTSAALLIASATSASAATAKSQNGWTVITKSTSSKLATYKVPGTKHGLLLRKGDAGVLLVDFANWYNKQVEKLSLYKAGDDYGWSYRKIRGSQTTYSNHASGTAIDLNATRHPLNTTAAHSFTKKQIAAIHKRLKRYSGVIRWGGDYQHRKDPMHFEINKSVAATHKVYKKLFPCHSPTC is encoded by the coding sequence ATGCGCACGAAGCTTTTCGCGGCCTTGCTCGGACTCCTGACCTCGGCGGCGCTGCTCATCGCCTCGGCGACGTCGGCATCGGCCGCCACCGCCAAGTCGCAGAACGGCTGGACGGTCATCACCAAGTCGACCTCGTCGAAGCTGGCGACCTACAAGGTGCCGGGCACCAAGCACGGGTTGCTGCTGCGCAAGGGCGACGCCGGCGTGCTCCTGGTCGACTTCGCCAACTGGTACAACAAGCAGGTCGAGAAGCTGAGTCTCTACAAGGCCGGTGACGACTACGGCTGGTCGTACCGCAAGATCCGCGGTTCCCAGACCACGTACTCCAACCACGCGTCGGGCACCGCGATCGACCTCAACGCGACCCGCCACCCACTGAACACCACCGCGGCCCACTCGTTCACGAAGAAGCAGATCGCGGCCATTCACAAGCGGCTCAAGCGCTACTCGGGCGTGATCCGATGGGGCGGCGACTACCAGCATCGCAAGGACCCGATGCACTTCGAGATCAACAAGAGCGTCGCGGCCACGCACAAGGTGTACAAGAAGCTCTTCCCCTGCCACTCGCCCACCTGCTAG
- a CDS encoding LysE family translocator — MPSLSTLTTFVLVVAAFAAVPGPSNLYVTAQGLRGGRRVALAAALGCALAAAAYAVATTFGLAALLASSAPALSALHYLGGAYLLFLGVRAWRAGGRIGEQPPAQAASDERDIASRRRRAFVQGVVVELSNPKVALFFLAFFPQFVHRGSGSVTGQLVVLGAVFCVVGLLSDSIYALLAGALRQRIGSSRRLLGTSTRASGVLYLGLGGWSIWSGARVRAQ, encoded by the coding sequence GTGCCCTCGCTGTCGACGCTGACGACGTTCGTGCTGGTCGTCGCGGCGTTCGCGGCGGTTCCCGGCCCCAGCAACCTGTACGTCACCGCGCAGGGTCTGCGCGGCGGGCGGCGCGTGGCACTGGCGGCGGCGCTGGGGTGCGCGCTCGCCGCCGCCGCCTATGCCGTCGCCACCACCTTCGGGCTCGCCGCGCTGCTCGCGTCCTCCGCCCCGGCGCTGTCGGCCCTGCACTATCTCGGCGGCGCCTACCTGCTGTTCCTCGGTGTGCGCGCGTGGCGGGCCGGCGGGAGGATCGGCGAGCAACCGCCGGCGCAAGCCGCGAGCGACGAGCGCGACATCGCGAGCCGCAGGCGCCGCGCCTTCGTCCAGGGCGTGGTCGTGGAGTTGTCGAACCCGAAGGTCGCGCTGTTCTTCCTCGCCTTCTTCCCGCAGTTCGTGCACCGTGGCTCCGGCTCCGTCACCGGGCAACTGGTCGTTCTCGGCGCCGTGTTCTGCGTCGTCGGACTGCTCTCGGACTCGATCTACGCCCTACTCGCCGGTGCGTTGCGCCAACGCATTGGGAGCAGCCGCCGGCTGCTCGGCACGAGCACTCGTGCCAGCGGGGTGTTGTACCTCGGGTTGGGCGGCTGGTCGATCTGGTCCGGTGCCCGCGTCCGCGCTCAGTGA